The following nucleotide sequence is from Pseudomonas putida S13.1.2.
CGACGTACTGCAACTGGAAATGGCGAGGGTGGACGGCTCGGGTAATGTAGGTGATTTCCTGGAAGTGGGTATCGCCCATGAGTGCGATGCTGACACAACTTTCCCCCTAGCCGCTGAAATACCTCAAGAAGAGTACCCATCTGATGGCAAGCGACAACTTCGATACCGTATCGATAGGTACAACCACGACACACCCGAATACTCCAACGCCATCAGTCTCATTTTTGACAGAACACCGCCGTGGGGCAGAGATTTTCCTGCACAAGCAGTGTTGGCCGGCAATTTGATCACCGATGCATTCTTCACAGCAAACCCAACAGGCCTTAAAGTTACACTTCCTGCCTATGAGGGGCAGGATGCGAAAGATACCTACGCGCTTTTTTACACCTCTACGCCTCTTCAGGAAGGCCAAATACCGACGCCGATAGACAAAGGCACGCTACCTGCCAATAGAGAACTACTGATTGCCAAGGACAAGATAGAAGCACTCGGCGATGGCCTGTTCTATGTTTCCTATCTGCTGGCAGACAAAGCCACCAACCTCAGCATGATTGGGCTGCCCGTCGAGGTCGATGTAAACCTGGGTGAATTACCCCTCAACCTGCAAGATCCGGTAGTGCCACTGGCGGCAGACGGCCTGATCGACCTGGGCGATGCGCAAACGGGTGTCACCGTAGAAATACCGCAGTTCGACAATCATCTGAACACTGACAACGTTGAAGTGACATGGGGAACTAGCGAAGCAATTGTCGAACAAATTGGCTCACGCGAATTCCCCGTGTCCATTTCCATACCTGCTGACAACCTGCGCTTGGCCTATGGCGCTGCCGACGCTGTGGTAGCAACCCCGGTCAGCTATCGGATTCTGCGCCATCGAGTACCCTATGGCCCGAACAGTATCGAAGTGGATGTCGACTTCTCGGTCGCCGGCCCCGTCGACCCCGACCCTGATTGGCCAAATCCGGTTCACCCTGGTCTGCTGGCCCCCGAGGTCCAGGGTGCGGTGTCGAAAACCCCCAACGTGCTGGACCGCAGCGACGCAGGCCAACCTGCCAAGCTCACGTTCACGCTCTATGAAAATGCCAAGGATGATGAACTGGTGGAGTTTTACTGGAACGGCACACAGGTGCCCGAGGCCCAGCACACCGTCGATACCAACGCTGACCCAGAAATCGAGGTGAGCATCCCCTGGACCTATATCGAGGCGGCGGGCAATAACGCCGCACTGCCGGTGCACTACACCATTCGCAAGCCAACGGGGGCCGGCAACGAACGACGCTCGATCAGCGCCTTGGTCGATGTTGACGCCGTAACCATCGTACTCGCCCCTGCCGCGTTCGAACGGACGTCCACTAGAGGCTGGCTCAACTGCGACTCGCTTTGGGAAGACTCGCAAAATCCGGCCGGCGACCCCGCCTTCAAGGTGTCTGTCGGTCCGCTTGATAAATACCTGCCTTCAGGCGGCGTGGTGAACATGTCGTGGACCGCCTGGGGTGGCCGCAGCGGTGACAACCCGATTCCAGGCGCCGGATTGCAGGAGCCAGTCACCATCACGCCGGCCCAGGCGAAGGACGGGTTTGCCTGGGAAGTCAAACCCTACGACGACCACATCCTGCCAATCTACGACCCCACCGGCTTTGGGCAGGACGGTCGCGGTCGCGTCCAGTACAGCCTGGAATTCAACGGCGAGACCGTGCATTCGGAGCCTATCGAGACCGTCGTAAGCCTGGGTACCGGCTCAGGGACATGCCCAATCCCGCCCGCCCCCTGACAGGGTGCCGATGATGGGCTGACGGGGTTACTCGCAGCCCATCATTTGCAGGATTAGTCGACACCAACAATAGGGCTTTTCCTACAGGAATGTGTCGCCAAATCCCTAGACTTTGGTGCCCTTGGTCAGCCCCTTGGCAGCGGCCGACCCGTTTCCTAACCGGACAAACCACAGGTATCCGCATGTCAACACCTCGCCCTTCTCCCGTACGCCAGGCACTGCGCGCTGCTTCCTTGGGCCCCCTTCTATTACTGAGCCCGGACAGTTGGTCGCAAACCATCATCAAAGCCGATACAACCATCGACAACACCACCGCGCCAGACAACTTCACGGTAACCAACGCCGCCACCCTCACGGCAAACGGCGCCACAACCCGCGACATCCGCGTGGAGGCCGGTTCGAGGCTGGTGCTCGATGCTAGCCAGGTCAATGCGACAGGCGCTGCCGCAGGCATCCGGCTGACCAGTGCTGCTGCCACCCTGAACAATAGCCGCGTGAGCTCAGCGCAACAGGGTTTGGCTGTTGGTGGGGGGTCGAGCGTCGATGTGCTGGGCAGTGTCATCAGCGGCGGCGCCGCTGGTGCCGGGATCAACAACAGCCTGGTCACCCTGTCGGGCAGCCAGCTGCAAGGTACCAACGCCAACAGCGTCGGGGCCAACCTGTTCGATGGCGACCTGCAAGCCAGCGCAGGTAGCCGCATCGTCGGTGGCCAGGATGGTATCCGCTTCCGTGGCGACAGTGGCCAGCCTGCCAGAACCGGCACACTGGTACTGGATGCCAGCCATGTAGAAGGCCAGAGCGGTTCCGCTATCGCCGTCGGCACAGCAGGTCGCACGCCAGCGGCCGCCAAAATCGATGTATTGAACGGCTCTACCCTGAAGGCCGGTAACGGCATACTGGTAGAAGTCGGCGCTGTCGGCACAGCCGACATACTGGTTAGCGCCAGCGCGCTGGAAGGTGACATCGTCGTCGCAGAAGGGGGCAGCGGCAGACTGACGCTGGCCAATCAGGCCACCCTTAAAGGCCGCCTGGAAAACCTCGACCGCCTGGCCCTGAACAGCGAAGGGCAGTGGGTCATGACCGGCGACGCCCAGCTCAACGACCTGTCGATGGACGGCGGCTCGGTGCAGTTTGGCGACAATGGCGAGTTTTACACCTTGCAGGTGGCCAACCTGGAAGGCAACGGCACGTTCGTCATGAACGTCGACTTTGCCGACGGTAAAAGCGACCTGCTCGAAGTGACCGGTAACGCCACCGGTGATCATCAGATCCTGGTGACCAGCACCGGCAAAGACCCACTGGCCGATACCGAACTGCACATGGTGCATACCGCCGCCGGCGATGCGAACTTCTCGCTGGCGGGCGGGCCGGTAGACCTGGGTACCTTTGCCTATGGCCTGGTGCAACGGGGCAACGACTGGTACCTGGATGCCTCGACCCGCACGCTCAGCAACGGCACCAAAACCATCCTTGCCTTGGCCAACACCGCCCCTACTGTCTGGTATGGCGAGCTCACCACCCTGCGCAGCCGCATGGGCGAAGTACGCCGTAATGATGGCGCCGCCGGCGGCTGGGTTCGCAGCTACGGCAACCAGTACAACGCCTCTGCTTCGGGCTTTGGCTACAAACAGCGGCAACAGGGCATGTCGTTCGGTGCCGATGGCCGCCTGCCGGTTGGCGACGGCAACTGGCTGGCCGGCTTGACTGCAGGCTACAGCAACTCCGATCTCAA
It contains:
- a CDS encoding autotransporter outer membrane beta-barrel domain-containing protein; the encoded protein is MSTPRPSPVRQALRAASLGPLLLLSPDSWSQTIIKADTTIDNTTAPDNFTVTNAATLTANGATTRDIRVEAGSRLVLDASQVNATGAAAGIRLTSAAATLNNSRVSSAQQGLAVGGGSSVDVLGSVISGGAAGAGINNSLVTLSGSQLQGTNANSVGANLFDGDLQASAGSRIVGGQDGIRFRGDSGQPARTGTLVLDASHVEGQSGSAIAVGTAGRTPAAAKIDVLNGSTLKAGNGILVEVGAVGTADILVSASALEGDIVVAEGGSGRLTLANQATLKGRLENLDRLALNSEGQWVMTGDAQLNDLSMDGGSVQFGDNGEFYTLQVANLEGNGTFVMNVDFADGKSDLLEVTGNATGDHQILVTSTGKDPLADTELHMVHTAAGDANFSLAGGPVDLGTFAYGLVQRGNDWYLDASTRTLSNGTKTILALANTAPTVWYGELTTLRSRMGEVRRNDGAAGGWVRSYGNQYNASASGFGYKQRQQGMSFGADGRLPVGDGNWLAGLTAGYSNSDLNLQGGSTGKVDSFHLGAYATWLDPQSGYYFDGVAKLNRYQNRAEVQLSDGTKTKGDYSNHGVGLSLEAGRHLKLGDGYFVEPYAQLAAMTIKGQSYHLDNGLRASGDDTHSLQGKLGTTAGRTFDYGEGRMIQPYLRAAVAHEFVNGNQVRVNGNSFHNDLAGTRAELGAGLVAAWSQQWQAHAEFDYANGERLEQPWGVSVGVRYNW